A portion of the Streptomyces sp. NBC_01335 genome contains these proteins:
- a CDS encoding aldo/keto reductase, translated as MKHIKLGDLEVSRIGLGAMGMSHGYTGAGTDDAESVRTVHRALELGVTFIDTAEVYGPFVNEELIGRALQGRRDQVVLATKFGLISHTGREGGADSSPASVRAAVEGSLKRLGTDHIDLYYQHRVDPGTPIEETVGALAELVAEGKIRYIGLSEAGPDTIRRAHAVHPVTALQSEYSLFTRDPEDRVLPVLRELNIGFVPFSPLGRGFLTGAIRSTDQFDPTDFRADNPRFTEENFQHNLRLADEVAAVAAKIDATPAQVALAWLLAQGDDIAPIPGTRRVARVEENIGADAVTLTEEQLAQLSSLPPAAGNTHNDAQMRMMER; from the coding sequence ATGAAGCACATCAAGCTGGGTGACCTGGAGGTCTCCCGCATCGGTCTGGGCGCGATGGGCATGTCGCACGGCTACACAGGTGCCGGGACCGACGACGCGGAGTCCGTCCGCACCGTGCACCGCGCCCTGGAGCTCGGCGTCACCTTCATCGACACGGCCGAGGTCTACGGCCCCTTCGTCAACGAGGAGCTCATCGGCCGGGCCCTCCAGGGGCGCCGGGACCAGGTGGTGCTCGCGACGAAGTTCGGCCTGATCTCCCACACCGGCCGCGAGGGCGGGGCCGACAGCAGCCCGGCCAGCGTCCGCGCCGCCGTGGAGGGTTCCCTCAAGCGCCTCGGCACCGACCACATCGACCTGTACTACCAGCACCGCGTCGACCCCGGCACTCCGATCGAGGAGACCGTCGGGGCCCTGGCCGAGCTGGTCGCCGAGGGCAAGATCCGGTACATCGGCCTGTCCGAGGCCGGACCCGACACCATCCGTCGCGCCCACGCCGTCCACCCGGTGACCGCCCTGCAGTCCGAGTACTCGCTGTTCACCCGGGACCCCGAGGACCGTGTGCTGCCGGTGCTGCGCGAGCTGAACATCGGTTTCGTCCCCTTCTCCCCCCTGGGACGCGGCTTCCTGACCGGTGCGATCCGCTCCACCGACCAGTTCGACCCGACGGACTTCCGCGCCGACAACCCCCGGTTCACCGAGGAGAACTTCCAGCACAACCTGCGGCTGGCCGACGAGGTCGCCGCCGTCGCCGCCAAGATCGACGCCACCCCGGCCCAGGTCGCCCTCGCCTGGCTGCTGGCCCAGGGCGACGACATCGCGCCGATCCCCGGCACCCGGCGGGTGGCCCGGGTCGAGGAGAACATCGGCGCCGACGCCGTGACGCTGACCGAAGAGCAGCTGGCCCAGCTCTCCAGCCTCCCCCCGGCCGCCGGCAACACCCACAACGACGCCCAGATGCGCATGATGGAGCGCTGA
- a CDS encoding aldo/keto reductase, protein MQHVTLNNGVRMPVLGFGVYQIPDDQTERAVSEALAAGYRLLDTAAAYGNEEAVGRAIKASGIPREELFVTTKLWVQDAPAEENTRRAFDTSLRKLGLDHLDLYLMHQPFGDVYGQWRAMEALNREGLAKAIGVANFYPDRLLDLTFNNEITPAVNQIETHVFFQRTADHDLMREHGVQHQSWGGFAEGKNGLFTNPALSAIGEAHGKSVAQVALRWLVQRDVVTIPKSVNPDRMAQNFDVFDFELTDDQMAAIAALDTGETLFFDHHDPEMVSWLSKRRLDG, encoded by the coding sequence ATGCAGCACGTCACCCTCAACAACGGCGTCCGGATGCCGGTCCTCGGCTTCGGCGTCTACCAGATCCCGGACGACCAGACCGAGCGGGCCGTCTCGGAAGCCCTCGCGGCCGGCTACCGGCTGCTCGACACCGCTGCCGCGTACGGCAACGAGGAGGCCGTCGGCCGCGCCATCAAGGCCAGCGGCATCCCGCGCGAGGAACTGTTCGTCACCACCAAACTGTGGGTGCAGGACGCGCCCGCCGAGGAGAACACCCGGCGCGCCTTCGACACCTCGCTGCGCAAGCTGGGCCTCGACCACCTCGACCTGTACCTGATGCACCAGCCCTTCGGGGACGTGTACGGCCAGTGGCGGGCCATGGAGGCGCTGAACCGCGAGGGCCTGGCCAAGGCGATCGGCGTCGCCAACTTCTACCCCGACCGGCTGCTGGACCTCACCTTCAACAACGAGATCACGCCGGCGGTCAACCAGATCGAGACCCACGTCTTCTTCCAGCGCACCGCCGACCACGACCTCATGCGTGAGCACGGTGTCCAGCACCAGTCGTGGGGTGGCTTCGCCGAGGGCAAGAACGGCCTGTTCACCAACCCCGCCCTGAGCGCGATCGGCGAGGCGCACGGCAAGTCCGTGGCGCAGGTCGCGCTGCGCTGGCTGGTCCAGCGCGATGTCGTCACCATCCCCAAGTCGGTCAACCCCGACCGGATGGCGCAGAACTTCGACGTCTTCGACTTCGAGCTGACCGACGACCAGATGGCCGCCATCGCCGCCCTCGACACCGGCGAGACCCTCTTCTTCGACCACCACGACCCCGAGATGGTCAGCTGGCTCAGCAAGCGCCGTCTGGACGGCTGA
- a CDS encoding zinc-binding dehydrogenase — protein MRAAVMYGAGDVRVEDRPDPEVQQPSDAVVRVVLSCVCGSDLWPYKSMPATGTGRPMGHEFLGVVEETGSDVSGVRAGDLVVAPFTYCDNTCDFCRRGLHSSCRDGGRYGLDGVDGGQGEAVRVPLADGTLVKLPVGADSALLPSLLALSDVMGTGHHGAVTAGVGHGDRVLVIGDGAVGLCAVIAARRLGAEQIVLMGRHTARTDLGRAFGATDVVPERGDEGIARVRDLTGGHGVDRVIEAVGARQALDAAFGTVVDGGTISRLGVPQYEEGPVGPSMIMRNITLTGGVSPARAYIEELMPDVLDGVIEPGRVFDRSFTLDRTPDAYQAMTDRRVLKALITL, from the coding sequence ATGCGTGCAGCAGTGATGTACGGCGCCGGCGACGTCCGGGTGGAGGACCGTCCCGACCCCGAGGTCCAGCAGCCCTCGGACGCCGTCGTCCGGGTCGTGCTGTCGTGCGTGTGCGGCAGCGACCTGTGGCCCTACAAGTCGATGCCCGCCACCGGTACGGGCCGCCCCATGGGGCACGAGTTCCTCGGCGTGGTCGAGGAGACCGGCTCGGACGTCTCCGGTGTCCGGGCCGGTGACCTGGTGGTCGCGCCGTTCACGTACTGCGACAACACCTGCGACTTCTGCCGCAGGGGCCTGCACTCCTCGTGCCGCGACGGCGGCCGGTACGGCCTCGACGGCGTGGACGGCGGCCAGGGCGAGGCGGTACGCGTCCCCCTGGCCGACGGCACGCTGGTCAAGCTTCCGGTCGGTGCGGACTCCGCGCTGCTGCCGTCGCTGCTGGCGCTGTCGGACGTCATGGGCACCGGTCACCACGGCGCGGTGACCGCCGGTGTGGGCCACGGCGACCGGGTCCTGGTGATCGGCGACGGCGCGGTGGGCCTCTGCGCGGTCATCGCCGCCAGGCGCCTGGGCGCCGAACAGATCGTCCTCATGGGCCGCCACACCGCCCGTACCGACCTCGGCCGGGCGTTCGGCGCCACCGACGTCGTCCCCGAACGCGGCGACGAAGGCATCGCCCGCGTCCGCGACCTGACCGGCGGCCACGGTGTCGACAGGGTCATCGAGGCCGTCGGCGCCCGCCAGGCCCTCGACGCCGCGTTCGGCACGGTCGTCGACGGCGGCACCATCAGCCGCCTCGGTGTCCCGCAGTACGAGGAAGGTCCCGTCGGCCCGTCGATGATCATGCGGAACATCACCCTCACCGGAGGTGTCTCCCCGGCCCGCGCCTACATCGAGGAGCTGATGCCCGACGTCCTGGACGGTGTCATCGAGCCGGGGCGCGTCTTCGACCGGTCCTTCACCCTCGACCGGACCCCGGACGCGTATCAGGCCATGACCGACCGCCGCGTCCTCAAGGCACTCATCACTCTCTGA
- a CDS encoding aldo/keto reductase: MKYIKLRELSVSRIGLGAMGMSHGYTDSGTDEAESVRTLHRAVELGVTLIDTAEIYGPYVNEELLGRALKGHRDQVVLATKFGLVSHAGEGPWHLDSSPTNIRTAVEGSLKRLGTDYIDLYYQHRVDPDTPIEETAGAVGELIAEGKVRAFGLSEAGPETIRRAHAVQPVTAVQSEYSLWTRDLEKRVLPVLRELNIGLVPFAPLGHGFLTGRIRSTDGFEEGDFRHGNPRFTGENFRRNLALADEVQAVAADAGATPAQVALAWLLAQGDDIAPIPGTKRVHRVEENTAADALTLAAEQLDKLSSLPPAAGETHTEAGRRMLER; encoded by the coding sequence ATGAAATACATCAAGCTGCGCGAACTGAGTGTTTCCAGGATCGGCCTGGGTGCCATGGGGATGTCGCACGGCTACACCGACTCCGGGACGGACGAGGCCGAGTCGGTGCGGACCCTGCACCGCGCGGTGGAACTGGGCGTGACGCTGATCGACACCGCCGAGATCTACGGCCCGTACGTCAACGAGGAACTCCTCGGCCGGGCTCTCAAGGGCCACCGCGACCAGGTGGTGCTGGCGACGAAGTTCGGCCTGGTCTCGCACGCCGGGGAAGGCCCGTGGCACCTGGACAGCAGCCCGACGAACATCCGTACGGCCGTCGAGGGCTCGCTGAAGCGGCTGGGCACCGACTACATCGACCTGTACTACCAGCACCGCGTCGACCCGGACACCCCGATCGAGGAGACGGCCGGAGCGGTGGGCGAGCTGATCGCCGAGGGGAAGGTCCGCGCGTTCGGCCTGTCCGAGGCCGGTCCGGAGACCATCCGCCGCGCTCACGCCGTCCAGCCGGTCACCGCGGTGCAGTCGGAGTACTCCCTGTGGACCCGCGACCTGGAGAAGCGGGTCCTGCCGGTGCTGCGGGAGCTGAACATCGGTCTGGTGCCCTTCGCGCCGCTCGGGCACGGATTCCTCACCGGCCGGATCCGCTCCACCGACGGTTTCGAGGAAGGCGACTTCCGGCACGGCAACCCGCGCTTCACCGGCGAGAACTTCCGGCGCAACCTGGCGCTCGCCGACGAGGTCCAGGCCGTCGCCGCCGACGCCGGCGCCACGCCCGCGCAGGTCGCGCTGGCCTGGCTCCTCGCGCAGGGCGACGACATCGCGCCCATCCCCGGCACCAAGCGCGTGCACCGGGTCGAGGAGAACACCGCCGCCGACGCCCTGACGCTCGCCGCCGAACAGCTCGACAAGCTCTCCAGCCTGCCCCCCGCGGCGGGCGAGACCCACACCGAGGCCGGCCGGCGGATGCTCGAACGCTGA
- a CDS encoding helix-turn-helix transcriptional regulator — translation MAPEQQHTVGDELARFLRARRTQTSPQSVGLTPGYGVRRTPGLRREELATLAGVSIDYYTRLERGKETRPGPGVVDALARALRLDDDEHHHLRELAVRASRFAPEPPPPPSRTVRPHLRLLLDTMRPNPAYIVSRSMDLLAWNPGGLALYAGIDDWPVTRRNLARYLFLHPVARELFPDWDIQVRGCVARLRTEAGLNPDAPDLAGLVGELLLKSPDFAKLWERYEVIGRKKIQKTVHHPKVGVLTLSSQSMNLEGTPGQRLGVYTAEPGTPDHDAMLLLDLTAPADSAHRDAVTAD, via the coding sequence ATGGCACCCGAGCAGCAGCACACCGTCGGTGACGAGCTGGCGCGCTTCCTGCGCGCCCGCCGTACCCAGACCAGCCCCCAGTCCGTCGGCCTCACCCCCGGGTACGGTGTCCGCCGCACCCCCGGTCTGCGCCGCGAGGAACTGGCCACGCTCGCCGGGGTCAGCATCGACTACTACACCCGTCTGGAGCGGGGCAAGGAGACCCGGCCCGGTCCCGGCGTCGTCGACGCCCTCGCCCGCGCCCTCCGGCTCGACGACGACGAACACCACCACCTGCGTGAGCTCGCCGTCCGGGCCTCCCGCTTCGCGCCCGAGCCGCCGCCCCCGCCCAGCCGGACCGTCCGCCCCCACCTCAGACTGCTGCTGGACACGATGCGGCCGAACCCCGCCTACATCGTCAGCCGCAGCATGGACCTGCTCGCCTGGAACCCCGGCGGACTGGCCCTGTACGCGGGCATCGACGACTGGCCGGTCACCCGGCGCAACCTCGCCCGCTACCTCTTCCTCCACCCCGTGGCCCGCGAGCTGTTCCCCGACTGGGACATCCAGGTCCGCGGCTGCGTCGCCCGCCTGCGCACCGAAGCCGGCCTCAACCCCGACGCCCCCGACCTCGCCGGCCTGGTCGGCGAGCTCCTCCTCAAGAGCCCCGACTTCGCGAAGCTGTGGGAACGCTACGAGGTCATCGGCCGGAAGAAGATCCAGAAGACCGTCCACCACCCGAAGGTCGGCGTCCTCACCCTCAGCAGCCAGAGCATGAACCTGGAGGGGACCCCCGGCCAGCGCCTCGGCGTATACACCGCCGAACCCGGCACCCCCGACCACGACGCCATGCTCCTGCTCGACCTCACCGCACCGGCGGACTCCGCGCACCGCGACGCCGTGACGGCCGACTGA
- the ligD gene encoding non-homologous end-joining DNA ligase — protein MDLPRIAPMLATPGRLPPAAVDERWAYEVKYDGQRAVACLPGDGSVLLRSRSGADITAAYPDLAPLGVVLGDTAAVLDGEIVAFDDAGRSDFERLQSRMGLAGTPAKAARMARTVPAHLVLFDVLFLGTGPLTRLPYTERRAALQSLGLTGTHWSTPAFIAGHGERALEATRAAGLEGLIAKRLDSGYEPGVRSHAWIKIRHVHTADVVVGGWLPGHGRLSELPGALLLGERQGGELRHIGNVGTGWSDAERRTLAGLLHAAASADCPFSPPPEAPGARWVLPRLVGEVAYATRTRAGLLRQPSWHRLRPDLTPDDLA, from the coding sequence ATGGACCTCCCCCGGATCGCCCCGATGCTCGCCACTCCCGGACGGCTGCCGCCCGCCGCGGTCGACGAGCGGTGGGCCTACGAGGTCAAGTACGACGGGCAGCGCGCGGTGGCCTGTCTGCCGGGCGACGGGTCGGTGCTGCTGCGTTCGCGGTCCGGCGCGGACATCACCGCCGCCTACCCGGACCTCGCGCCGCTCGGCGTGGTTCTGGGGGACACGGCGGCGGTCCTGGACGGTGAGATCGTCGCGTTCGACGACGCGGGCCGGAGCGACTTCGAACGCCTGCAGTCGCGCATGGGTCTGGCGGGCACGCCGGCGAAGGCGGCCAGGATGGCCCGTACCGTCCCGGCGCACCTGGTCCTCTTCGACGTGCTGTTCCTCGGCACCGGGCCGCTGACACGGCTCCCCTACACCGAGCGCCGCGCCGCCCTCCAGTCGCTCGGCCTGACCGGGACGCACTGGTCGACCCCGGCGTTCATCGCGGGGCACGGCGAGCGTGCCCTGGAGGCGACCCGGGCCGCCGGGCTGGAGGGGCTGATCGCCAAGAGGCTGGACTCCGGCTACGAACCGGGGGTCCGTTCGCACGCGTGGATCAAGATCCGTCATGTCCACACCGCCGATGTCGTCGTCGGCGGCTGGCTGCCCGGCCACGGCCGGCTGAGCGAGCTGCCGGGCGCCCTCCTGCTGGGAGAGCGGCAGGGCGGCGAGCTGCGTCACATCGGGAACGTCGGCACCGGCTGGAGCGATGCCGAACGGCGGACGCTCGCCGGGCTCCTGCACGCCGCGGCGAGTGCCGACTGCCCGTTCAGCCCGCCTCCGGAGGCCCCGGGCGCGCGGTGGGTGCTGCCCCGCCTGGTCGGCGAGGTGGCCTACGCCACCCGGACCCGCGCCGGGCTGCTGCGGCAGCCGTCCTGGCACCGGCTGCGCCCCGACCTGACGCCGGACGACCTCGCGTGA
- the ku gene encoding non-homologous end joining protein Ku: MPRPLWTGAISFGLVTIPIKVVSATEDHSIHFRQVHLEDMGRVRTRKVCEVDGEEVPQDEIAKGYEVAKDRTVPVTDEELGGMPLPTAKAIEIVAFVDAGTIDPVRIGDSYFLAADGEVANKPYTLLRKALERSDKAAVAKFAWHNRERLGLLRVREGAIVLHSMRWPDEIRSPEELAPEAVELDDGEIDRAVELTETMALDSIDGFRDEYRTALEELIAAKAEGREPAVPAGEGEREPGKVVDLMAALNASVKAAQEGRGEHEGEATVHEMPTGGRGARKGAAKRSTAKQGTAQKSAAAKETAKKAPARKAPARKRSAS, encoded by the coding sequence ATGCCGCGACCCCTGTGGACCGGTGCCATCAGCTTCGGGCTGGTGACCATCCCGATCAAGGTGGTGTCCGCGACCGAGGATCACTCCATCCACTTCCGGCAGGTGCACCTGGAGGACATGGGCCGCGTCCGCACCCGCAAGGTGTGCGAGGTGGACGGCGAGGAGGTGCCCCAGGACGAGATCGCGAAGGGGTACGAGGTCGCCAAGGACCGCACCGTGCCGGTGACCGACGAGGAACTGGGCGGGATGCCGCTCCCGACGGCCAAGGCGATCGAGATCGTCGCGTTCGTCGACGCGGGCACCATCGACCCGGTCCGGATCGGTGATTCGTACTTCCTGGCGGCCGACGGCGAGGTGGCGAACAAGCCGTACACCTTGTTGCGGAAGGCGCTGGAGCGCTCCGACAAGGCCGCCGTCGCCAAGTTCGCCTGGCACAACCGCGAGCGTCTGGGGCTGCTGCGGGTGCGGGAAGGGGCGATCGTGCTGCACTCGATGCGGTGGCCCGACGAGATCCGCAGCCCCGAGGAGCTCGCGCCCGAGGCGGTCGAACTGGACGACGGTGAGATCGACCGGGCCGTGGAGCTCACCGAGACCATGGCGCTCGACTCCATCGACGGGTTCCGGGACGAGTACCGCACCGCGCTGGAGGAGCTGATCGCGGCGAAGGCGGAGGGCCGGGAACCGGCCGTGCCCGCCGGGGAGGGCGAGCGGGAGCCCGGCAAGGTGGTGGACCTGATGGCCGCCCTCAACGCCTCGGTCAAGGCCGCGCAGGAGGGCCGGGGCGAGCACGAGGGTGAGGCCACCGTCCACGAGATGCCGACGGGCGGCCGGGGCGCGCGGAAGGGTGCGGCGAAGAGGAGTACGGCGAAGCAGGGCACCGCCCAGAAGTCCGCCGCGGCGAAGGAGACCGCGAAGAAGGCCCCCGCCCGCAAGGCGCCGGCGCGGAAGCGCAGCGCGTCCTGA
- a CDS encoding histidine-type phosphatase, which yields MKRTLSSMSALVLTAAAVTAAGGSASAHAPARALGSGQHFSTTKTPYAPQQDPRDYEAVPASFTPVFTESVSRHGSRAMSDSEDGDAVLAVLRDAESRGGLTRLGARLGPQVESLLAAASSVGYGELSGRGVQEQRRTAQRMEQRLPSLFRRIVAGQEPVEVKTSGVARATASANAFTGGLTAADPKLTSLVQAPVTDKDLLYFHKQPQNADYQEYVESDPDLAAVLARIDGAPDTARNAKDVVARLFTSRYVAAMSAGDRVAFARSLYELYAAAPDLRVEAPDVDLDTFVPARNAEWFSYLDDAEEFYEKGPSFSGRTITYGMAGVLLDDLFDQVEAKAAGTSAKGAVLRFTHAEEIMPLAVLLGLPGSTKSAGLDEPYTYKNNTWRGAQVAPMAANVQWDLFAGPQRAGKSGKDGGKASGGTRYLVRMLYNEKETAFKASCEPISRGSHFYDLDELKSCFGRS from the coding sequence GTGAAGCGCACGCTCTCCTCCATGTCCGCCCTGGTCCTGACCGCCGCGGCGGTCACCGCCGCCGGCGGTTCCGCCTCCGCACACGCCCCGGCCCGGGCCCTCGGTTCCGGTCAGCACTTCTCCACGACGAAGACGCCGTACGCCCCGCAGCAGGATCCGCGTGACTACGAGGCGGTCCCCGCGTCGTTCACCCCGGTGTTCACGGAGAGTGTCTCCCGTCACGGGTCCCGTGCCATGTCCGACAGCGAGGACGGGGACGCGGTGCTCGCGGTGCTGCGGGACGCGGAGAGCAGGGGCGGACTGACCCGCCTCGGCGCCCGGCTGGGCCCGCAGGTCGAGTCGCTGCTCGCGGCCGCCTCGTCCGTGGGTTACGGGGAGCTGTCCGGCCGCGGCGTCCAGGAGCAGCGGCGGACCGCACAGCGCATGGAGCAGCGTCTGCCCTCCCTCTTCCGCCGCATCGTCGCCGGGCAGGAGCCCGTCGAGGTCAAGACCTCCGGGGTGGCCCGGGCGACGGCCAGCGCCAACGCCTTCACCGGCGGTCTCACCGCCGCCGATCCGAAGCTGACGAGCCTCGTCCAGGCGCCCGTCACCGACAAGGACCTGCTGTACTTCCACAAGCAGCCGCAGAACGCCGACTACCAGGAGTACGTGGAGAGCGATCCGGATCTGGCGGCGGTGCTCGCGCGGATCGACGGTGCTCCGGACACCGCGCGGAACGCGAAGGACGTGGTGGCGCGTCTGTTCACGTCCCGGTACGTCGCCGCCATGTCCGCCGGGGACCGGGTCGCCTTCGCGCGCTCGCTGTACGAGCTGTACGCAGCCGCGCCCGACCTGAGGGTGGAGGCCCCGGACGTGGACCTCGACACCTTCGTGCCCGCCCGGAACGCCGAGTGGTTCTCGTACCTCGACGACGCCGAGGAGTTCTACGAGAAGGGCCCGTCGTTCAGCGGGCGCACCATCACGTACGGCATGGCGGGCGTGCTGCTCGACGACCTGTTCGACCAGGTCGAGGCGAAGGCCGCGGGCACCAGCGCGAAGGGGGCCGTACTCCGCTTCACGCACGCCGAGGAGATCATGCCGCTCGCCGTCCTGCTGGGGCTGCCCGGCTCCACGAAGTCCGCCGGGCTCGACGAGCCGTACACGTACAAGAACAACACGTGGCGCGGGGCGCAGGTCGCGCCGATGGCCGCGAACGTGCAGTGGGACCTGTTCGCCGGGCCGCAGCGCGCCGGGAAGAGCGGGAAGGACGGCGGGAAGGCGTCGGGCGGGACGCGTTACCTGGTCCGGATGCTCTACAACGAGAAGGAGACCGCCTTCAAGGCGTCCTGCGAGCCGATCTCCCGGGGCAGTCACTTCTACGACTTGGACGAGCTGAAGAGCTGCTTCGGCCGGAGCTGA
- a CDS encoding alpha/beta fold hydrolase yields MSSSDSPTIVLVHGAFADASSFARLIPELTERGLDVVAPAVPNRSLIGDAAYISSVVRSIAGPVILVGHSYGGAVITVAGEEENVKGLVYLAGYALAEGESLGELQGRFPDSDLASALVYTPFPVEGSDEPGTDVSVVPESFPAVFAHDVDPGLAKILAVSQRPLAAQAFAEAAPVAAWKTKPSWGLVASADHTINPEVERYGYRRAGMSVVEVDSSHLVMLSHPEDVADLIEKAVHSIG; encoded by the coding sequence ATGTCATCGTCCGACAGTCCGACGATCGTCCTGGTGCACGGTGCCTTCGCCGATGCCTCCAGCTTCGCCCGGCTCATCCCGGAGCTGACGGAACGCGGCCTCGACGTCGTCGCCCCCGCTGTGCCCAACCGGAGCCTGATCGGTGACGCCGCCTACATCTCCTCCGTGGTGCGGTCGATCGCCGGGCCGGTGATCCTGGTCGGCCACTCGTACGGCGGGGCGGTCATCACCGTCGCGGGCGAGGAGGAGAACGTGAAGGGCCTGGTCTATCTGGCCGGGTACGCACTCGCGGAGGGCGAGAGCCTGGGTGAGCTGCAGGGCCGCTTCCCCGATTCCGACCTCGCTTCCGCGCTCGTGTACACCCCCTTCCCCGTCGAGGGTTCCGACGAGCCGGGCACCGACGTCTCGGTGGTGCCGGAGAGCTTCCCGGCCGTCTTCGCCCACGACGTCGACCCCGGTCTCGCGAAGATCCTGGCGGTCTCCCAGCGCCCCCTGGCCGCCCAGGCGTTCGCCGAGGCGGCGCCCGTCGCCGCGTGGAAGACGAAGCCCTCCTGGGGTCTGGTGGCCTCCGCCGACCACACCATCAACCCTGAGGTGGAGCGTTACGGTTACCGGCGCGCGGGCATGTCGGTCGTGGAGGTCGACTCCTCGCACCTGGTGATGCTCTCCCACCCCGAGGACGTCGCCGACCTCATCGAGAAGGCCGTCCACAGCATCGGCTGA
- a CDS encoding alpha/beta hydrolase, with amino-acid sequence MSEFPAAPTSPVLEPAAAAFAEATANPPYLFQLAPAEGRKAVDEVQSGDIEKPEITEEWITVEGGPTGSVKARIVKPAGATGTLPVILYIHGAGWVFGNAHTHDRLVRELAVGAGAAVVFPEYDLSPEHRYPVAIEQNYAVARWVVAEGAGKGLDGGRIAVAGDSVGGNMTAALTLMAKERGDVPLVQQVLFYPVTDASFDTASYHQFAEGYFLRRDGMQWFWDQYTTDPAQRAEITASPLRATTEQLTGLPPALVITGEADVLRDEGEAYANKLREAGVEVTAVRYQGIIHDFVMLNALRGTHAATAAIEQAVGTLRAALHAA; translated from the coding sequence ATGTCCGAGTTCCCCGCCGCGCCGACCTCCCCCGTGCTGGAGCCGGCCGCCGCCGCGTTCGCCGAGGCGACCGCGAACCCGCCGTACCTCTTCCAGCTCGCCCCGGCCGAGGGCCGCAAGGCAGTGGACGAGGTCCAGTCGGGCGACATCGAGAAGCCCGAGATCACCGAGGAGTGGATCACCGTCGAAGGCGGTCCCACCGGATCGGTCAAGGCGCGCATCGTCAAGCCCGCCGGGGCCACCGGCACGCTCCCGGTCATCCTCTACATCCACGGCGCGGGCTGGGTGTTCGGCAACGCGCACACCCACGACCGGCTGGTCCGCGAACTCGCCGTCGGCGCGGGCGCGGCCGTCGTCTTCCCGGAGTACGACCTCTCCCCCGAGCACCGCTACCCGGTCGCGATCGAGCAGAACTACGCGGTGGCCCGCTGGGTGGTCGCCGAGGGCGCCGGCAAGGGTCTGGACGGCGGCCGCATCGCGGTGGCCGGCGACTCGGTGGGCGGCAACATGACCGCTGCCCTCACCCTGATGGCCAAGGAGCGGGGCGACGTACCGCTGGTCCAGCAGGTGCTGTTCTACCCCGTCACCGACGCGTCCTTCGACACCGCCTCGTACCACCAGTTCGCCGAGGGGTACTTCCTCCGCCGCGACGGCATGCAGTGGTTCTGGGACCAGTACACGACGGACCCGGCCCAGCGCGCCGAGATCACCGCCTCGCCGCTGCGCGCCACCACCGAGCAGCTCACCGGGCTGCCGCCGGCGCTGGTCATCACCGGTGAGGCCGACGTGCTGCGTGACGAGGGCGAGGCCTACGCCAACAAGCTGCGCGAGGCCGGTGTCGAGGTCACCGCGGTCCGCTACCAGGGCATCATCCACGACTTCGTGATGCTGAACGCGCTGCGCGGGACGCACGCCGCCACGGCGGCCATCGAGCAGGCCGTCGGAACGCTCCGCGCCGCTCTGCACGCCGCCTGA